A genome region from Maylandia zebra isolate NMK-2024a linkage group LG6, Mzebra_GT3a, whole genome shotgun sequence includes the following:
- the fgfbp2b gene encoding fibroblast growth factor-binding protein 2b produces MLSVLPHLNFLCGHFTPEPSPVHQSTLNTMRAGLRLLLLVSAAAVCVSNAQTDNSSDNDKQQQRSIWDEPIRFSTKTKDSCTMVVSAPENYTRLRVSCKGQTPGRSYYCDFQGKPTLCRAYNQNPRHYFTQMMWELRKLSHACQGTKIYRPHMCKKYPDETQMTLLASWPKTANLKPSKPAQEPRKPALPGQTKPVTSPKPVKPNKQPGKGRQSRKTTPKPEKTSDHPTELPESTASRLASDYCWKSFQSICTYVINWFQN; encoded by the coding sequence ATGCTTTCCGTCCTTCCACACCTTAACTTTCTTTGCGGACACTTCACCCCTGAGCCCTCGCCTGTCCATCAGTCCACGCTGAACACCATGAGAGCTGGGTTGAGACTGTTGCTGCTGGTTTCGGCAgcagctgtttgtgtttcaaaTGCTCAAACCGACAACAGCAGCGACAATGACAAGCAGCAGCAGCGCAGCATCTGGGATGAACCCATCAGATTCAGCACCAAGACCAAAGACTCCTGCACCATGGTGGTGTCTGCACCAGAGAACTACACCCGCCTTCGTGTCTCCTGCAAGGGCCAAACCCCAGGACGCTCTTACTACTGCGACTTCCAGGGAAAACCCACCCTGTGCCGGGCCTACAACCAGAACCCTCGCCACTACTTCACACAGATGATGTGGGAGTTGAGGAAACTGAGCCACGCCTGCCAGGGAACTAAAATCTACCGCCCGCACATGTGCAAGAAATACCCAGATGAGACTCAGATGACCTTGCTGGCCTCCTGGCCCAAAACAGCCAACTTGAAGCCCTCCAAGCCCGCTCAGGAACCACGTAAACCAGCACTGCCAGGTCAGACCAAGCCTGTTACTTCTCCTAAACCTGTGAAGCCCAATAAGCAGCCAGGCAAGGGGCGTCAGAGCAGGAAGACTACTCCTAAGCCTGAGAAAACCAGTGATCACCCGACGGAGCTGCCTGAATCCACAGCTTCCCGTCTTGCATCCGATTACTGCTGGAAGAGCTTCCAAAGCATCTGCACCTACGTCATCAACTGGTTCCAAAACTGA